A genomic segment from Capra hircus breed San Clemente chromosome 7, ASM170441v1, whole genome shotgun sequence encodes:
- the LOC102183952 gene encoding zinc finger protein 791 isoform X1: MTGKPRNQKMDPVAFEDVAVNFTLEEWALLGPSQKKLYRDVMRETLSNLALIRDKWEDHNTEDQYRIQERNLRCHMLQRLCESKEGSQCGENSSLIPNLNLNTKNSTKPWECSVCGKVFMSRSSLNRHLRSHTAPKPSKYQEYGRKPYECRVCGKAFSYLQPFQKHESNHGIEKSYKCKECGKSFRYRQSVRKHERTHTGEKPYQCKQCGKAFRYHQTFQTHERTHTGEKPYECKQCGKALSCPSSFRSHERTHTGEKPYECKKCSKAFSCPSSLRKHERTHTGEKPYDCKECGKAFISLGSFQRHMITHTGVGPYKCKDCGKAFNCPSSYRIHERSHTGEKPYECKQCGRAFSCSSSFRTHERTHTGEKPYQCKECGKAFHWLTTFQVHVRTHTGEKPYICKQCGKALSCPTSFRRHERTHTAEKPYECKQCGKTFSSPLGLQIHERTHTGEKPYKCEKCGKAFVSLTSFRRHMMTHTGDGPYKCTECGKAFNCPSSFRIHERTHTGEKPYDCKICGKAFSCSSYVQVHERTHTGEKPYECKECGKAFIYRTTFRGHLRVHTGEKPYKCKDCGKAFSRPSSYRSHERIHTGEKLLECKHCGKAFNWPTSLHKHVMRMHTR, translated from the exons GACCCAGTGGCCTTTGAGGATGTGGCTGTGAACTTCACCCTGGAGGAGTGGGCTCTGCTGGGGCCTTCACAGAAGAAACTCTACAGAGATGTGATGCGGGAAACTTTGAGTAACCTGGCCTTAATAA GGGATAAATGGGAGGACCATAACACTGAAGATCAGTACAGAATCCAGGAAAGAAATCTGAG aTGTCATATGTTACAGAGACTCTGTGAAAGTAAAGAAGGTAGTCAATGTGGAGAAAACAGCAGCCTTATTCCAAATCTTAATCTGAACACGAAAAATTCTACTAAACCATGGGAATGCAGTGTGTGTGGAAAAGTCTTCATGAGTCGTTCATCCCTTAATAGGCACCTGAGATCTCACACTGCACCCAAACCATCCAAGTATCAGGAATATGGAAGGAAGCCTTATGAATGTAGAgtatgtgggaaagccttcagttATCTCCAGCCTTTCCAAAAACATGAAAGTAATCACGGTATAGAAAAATCCTAtaaatgtaaggaatgtgggaaaTCCTTTAGATATCGTCAATCTGTTCGAAAACATGAACgaactcacactggagagaaaccctatcAGTGTAAACAGTGTGGAAAAGCCTTTCGATACCATCAAACCTTTCAAACACATGAAAGaactcacacaggagagaaaccctatgaatgtaagcAATGTGGTAAAGCCCTCAGTTGTCCGAGTTCCTTTCGAAGCCATGAAAGGACtcatactggagaaaaaccctatgaatgtaaaAAGTGTAGTAAAGCCTTCAGTTGTCCCAGTTCTCTTCGAAAACATGAGAGaactcatactggagagaaaccttatgattgtaaggaatgtggaaaagcttttatttctcttggaagTTTTCAAAGACACATGATAACACATACTGGAGTTGgaccttataaatgtaaggaCTGTGGGAAAGCATTCAATTGTCCCAGTTCATACAGAATACACGAAAGATCtcacactggagaaaaaccctatgaatgtaaaCAATGTGGTAGAGCCTTCAGTTGTTCCAGTTCATTTCGAACACATGAAAgaactcacactggagagaaaccttatcaatgtaaggaatgtggaaaagccttccaTTGGCTCACCACTTTTCAAGTCCATGTGAGAACTCACACTGGCGAGAAACCATATATATGTAAGCAGTGTGGTAAAGCCCTCAGCTGTCCCACTTCCTTTCGAAGACATGAGCGGACTCACACTGcagagaaaccctatgaatgtaagcAGTGTGGAAAAACCTTCAGTTCTCCTCTAGGTTTGCAAATACATGAAAGAACTCACACTGGGGAGAAACCCTATAAATGTGAGAAATGTGGAAAAGCATTCGTTTCTCTCACAAGCTTTCGAAGACATATGATGACACACACTGGAGATGGAccttataaatgtacagaatgtggGAAAGCATTTAATTGTCCTAGTTCATTTCGAATACATGAAAGAACTCATACAGGCGAGAAACCCTATGATTGTAAAATATGTGGTAAAGCCTTCAGTTGTTCCAGTTATGTTCAAGTACATGAAAgaactcacactggagagaaaccctatgaatgtaaggaatgtgggaagGCATTCATTTACCGCACAACCTTTCGAGGTCACTTGAGAGTGCACACTGgtgagaaaccatataaatgtaaagactgtgggaaagcctttagtCGACCCAGTTCATACAGAAGTCATGagagaattcacactggagagaaactcCTTGAATgtaagcactgtgggaaagccttcaattgGCCCACATCCTTACATAAACATGTCATGAGAATGCACACTAGATAA
- the LOC102183952 gene encoding zinc finger protein 709 isoform X2 yields MLQRLCESKEGSQCGENSSLIPNLNLNTKNSTKPWECSVCGKVFMSRSSLNRHLRSHTAPKPSKYQEYGRKPYECRVCGKAFSYLQPFQKHESNHGIEKSYKCKECGKSFRYRQSVRKHERTHTGEKPYQCKQCGKAFRYHQTFQTHERTHTGEKPYECKQCGKALSCPSSFRSHERTHTGEKPYECKKCSKAFSCPSSLRKHERTHTGEKPYDCKECGKAFISLGSFQRHMITHTGVGPYKCKDCGKAFNCPSSYRIHERSHTGEKPYECKQCGRAFSCSSSFRTHERTHTGEKPYQCKECGKAFHWLTTFQVHVRTHTGEKPYICKQCGKALSCPTSFRRHERTHTAEKPYECKQCGKTFSSPLGLQIHERTHTGEKPYKCEKCGKAFVSLTSFRRHMMTHTGDGPYKCTECGKAFNCPSSFRIHERTHTGEKPYDCKICGKAFSCSSYVQVHERTHTGEKPYECKECGKAFIYRTTFRGHLRVHTGEKPYKCKDCGKAFSRPSSYRSHERIHTGEKLLECKHCGKAFNWPTSLHKHVMRMHTR; encoded by the coding sequence ATGTTACAGAGACTCTGTGAAAGTAAAGAAGGTAGTCAATGTGGAGAAAACAGCAGCCTTATTCCAAATCTTAATCTGAACACGAAAAATTCTACTAAACCATGGGAATGCAGTGTGTGTGGAAAAGTCTTCATGAGTCGTTCATCCCTTAATAGGCACCTGAGATCTCACACTGCACCCAAACCATCCAAGTATCAGGAATATGGAAGGAAGCCTTATGAATGTAGAgtatgtgggaaagccttcagttATCTCCAGCCTTTCCAAAAACATGAAAGTAATCACGGTATAGAAAAATCCTAtaaatgtaaggaatgtgggaaaTCCTTTAGATATCGTCAATCTGTTCGAAAACATGAACgaactcacactggagagaaaccctatcAGTGTAAACAGTGTGGAAAAGCCTTTCGATACCATCAAACCTTTCAAACACATGAAAGaactcacacaggagagaaaccctatgaatgtaagcAATGTGGTAAAGCCCTCAGTTGTCCGAGTTCCTTTCGAAGCCATGAAAGGACtcatactggagaaaaaccctatgaatgtaaaAAGTGTAGTAAAGCCTTCAGTTGTCCCAGTTCTCTTCGAAAACATGAGAGaactcatactggagagaaaccttatgattgtaaggaatgtggaaaagcttttatttctcttggaagTTTTCAAAGACACATGATAACACATACTGGAGTTGgaccttataaatgtaaggaCTGTGGGAAAGCATTCAATTGTCCCAGTTCATACAGAATACACGAAAGATCtcacactggagaaaaaccctatgaatgtaaaCAATGTGGTAGAGCCTTCAGTTGTTCCAGTTCATTTCGAACACATGAAAgaactcacactggagagaaaccttatcaatgtaaggaatgtggaaaagccttccaTTGGCTCACCACTTTTCAAGTCCATGTGAGAACTCACACTGGCGAGAAACCATATATATGTAAGCAGTGTGGTAAAGCCCTCAGCTGTCCCACTTCCTTTCGAAGACATGAGCGGACTCACACTGcagagaaaccctatgaatgtaagcAGTGTGGAAAAACCTTCAGTTCTCCTCTAGGTTTGCAAATACATGAAAGAACTCACACTGGGGAGAAACCCTATAAATGTGAGAAATGTGGAAAAGCATTCGTTTCTCTCACAAGCTTTCGAAGACATATGATGACACACACTGGAGATGGAccttataaatgtacagaatgtggGAAAGCATTTAATTGTCCTAGTTCATTTCGAATACATGAAAGAACTCATACAGGCGAGAAACCCTATGATTGTAAAATATGTGGTAAAGCCTTCAGTTGTTCCAGTTATGTTCAAGTACATGAAAgaactcacactggagagaaaccctatgaatgtaaggaatgtgggaagGCATTCATTTACCGCACAACCTTTCGAGGTCACTTGAGAGTGCACACTGgtgagaaaccatataaatgtaaagactgtgggaaagcctttagtCGACCCAGTTCATACAGAAGTCATGagagaattcacactggagagaaactcCTTGAATgtaagcactgtgggaaagccttcaattgGCCCACATCCTTACATAAACATGTCATGAGAATGCACACTAGATAA